The following coding sequences lie in one Drosophila sulfurigaster albostrigata strain 15112-1811.04 chromosome 2R, ASM2355843v2, whole genome shotgun sequence genomic window:
- the LOC133836669 gene encoding probable G-protein coupled receptor Mth-like 11, with translation MKNHLRVFLIFGIFYIFQGCDYFDTVDLTNSIKFENGSYQYEDVLIPKEKTREYDYQILFNGDYETVPKHIRGCVCHLKTCIRFCCNPKQLLLKGKRTCEDIDKNIHYDMLLNITYNETLTKDINDLEFIVQQHLPVPCHDHFYLEPDNPDHAWTLYENGTLLRHFDSALLTKQDYCLQPRKFQDLYKLVPYHCLPPVDNSTVYSK, from the exons ATGAAGAATCATTTAAgagtatttcttatatttggcatattttacatattccaAGGATGTGATTATTTCGATACCGTTGACCTTACAAACagcattaaatttgaaaatggaTCATATCAGTACGAAGATGTATTGataccaaaagaaaaaacgcgGGAATACGAttaccaaattttatttaatggcGATTACGAAACAGTGCCCAAGCATATAAGGGGTTGTGTATGTCATTTAAAAACGTGCATACGTTTTTGCTGTAATCCAAAACAATTGCTTTTAAAAGGTAAACGAACTTGCGAAGATAttgacaaaaatatacattatgATATGTTATTAAACATAACATATAATGAAACACTAACAAAAGATATAAATGACTTGGAGTTCATAGTGCAACAACATCTTCCTGTACCTTGTCATGATCATTTTTATCTTGAACCTGATAATCCAGACCACGCCTGGACTTTGTACGAA AATGGCACTCTTCTCAGACATTTTGACAGCGCACTACTTACAAAACAGGATTATTGTTTACAGCCTCGAAAATTTCAAGATCTCTACAAGCTTGTGCCGTATCATTGCCTTCCACCTGTAGACAATTCTACCGTTTATagtaagtaa
- the LOC133836670 gene encoding probable G-protein coupled receptor Mth-like 11, with protein MIIYITLYTTLYIVTASKIFFQNRINRRQLTQSERQRNLRTLTNFGTFFWLFVIMGVFWIFEIISYFGYIFDISIKCFDVITCCQGITLFVATILKRDVLNALANRLRIGNTVDASAL; from the exons ATGATCATTTACATAACATTGTACACAACACTATATATTGTTACCGCCTCTAAGATATTCTTTCAAAATAGGATCAATAGACGTCAGCTAACACAATCGGAGCGTCAACGAAATTTGAGGACTCTGACTAA TTTTGGAACATTTTTCTGGCTCTTTGTCATTATGGGCGTTTTCTGGATATTTGAAATCATTTCCTATTTTGGATATATCTTCGACATATCAATTAAGTGTTTTGATGTGATTACTTGTTGTCAAGGTATCACTTTATTTGTagcaacaattttgaaaagagATGTGTTGAATGCGTTGGCTAATCG acTTCGTATTGGAAATactgttgatgcgagcgcattgtag
- the LOC133839356 gene encoding stromal cell-derived factor 2 encodes MLHTLFFVALALISCLPSNNAAQTNFVTCGSILKLLNSDYSFRLHSHDVKYGSGSGQQSVTGVEQKEDVNSHWTVKGQNNKMCERGEPIACGATIRLEHLTTKKNLHSHHFSSPLSGEQEVSAYGVDGVGDTGDHWDVICSNESWMRDAHVRLRHVDTGMYLGMSGRSYGRPISGQMEIVGLHSPQHGTRWTTSEGLYIVPKDKDSTHEEYAHTEL; translated from the exons ATGCTACACACACTATTTTTCGTGGCATTAGCACTAATCAGCTGTCTGCCCAGCAATAACG CTGCCCAGACCAATTTTGTGACGTGTGGCTCAATACTGAAACTGCTCAATTCTGATTATTCGTTCCGCCTGCATTCCCATGATGTTAAATACGGCTCTGGATCGGGTCAACAATCCGTGACTGGCGTCGAGCAAAAGGAGGATGTCAACAGCCATTGGACTGTGAAGGGGCAGAATAACAAAATGTGCGAGCGTGGTGAACCAATTGCTTGCGGCGCTACCATCCGATTGGAGCACTTGACTACCAAAAAGAACCTGCACTCGCATCATTTCTCCTCTCCGCTTTCCGGTGAACAGGAAGTCTCGGCCTATGGTGTCGATGGCGTTGGCGATACTGGCGATCATTGGGATGTGATTTGCTCGAACGAGAGCTGGATGCGTGATGCGCACGTGCGCCTGCGACATGTTGATACCGGCATGTATTTGGGCATGTCAGGTCGCTCCTATGGCCGCCCCATATCCGGACAAATGGAAATCGTGGGACTTCACAGTCCTCAACATGGCACACGTTGGACCACATCCGAGGGACTTTATATCGTGCCCAAGGATAAGGATTCCACGCATGAGGAATATGCTCACACAGAGCTGTAG
- the LOC133839354 gene encoding uncharacterized protein CG1161 — protein MAHKRVFIYPALLAICYLVGVTWAEGATPALPSLGSSNNNHTSPQGASAIPPALKATAAAPAAAATPSTSAAPKGNTTNSNNGPECACAGALLPQVDANGKELPICAECKCSHVARNTTLIKVVVIIVIWIISILVIYMLFLMCLEPLLNKRVKANNYQEHTNEDDEPAPPMPVGSNNQELSARANVLNRVGHQQDKWKRQVREQRRHIYDRHTMLN, from the exons ATGGCACACAAGCGAGTGTTTATCTACCCTGCACTACTGGCGATATGTTATTTAGTTGGCGTGACATGG GCTGAAGGTGCAACACCAGCGCTGCCTTCgcttggcagcagcaacaacaaccacacaaGTCCACAAGGTGCGTCAGCTATACCACCAGCATTGAAAGCAACCGCAGCCGCTCCAGCGGCTGCAGCAACACCATCCACAAGCGCAGCGCCCAAGGGCAACACGACCAACAGTAACAATGGTCCAGAATG TGCTTGTGCCGGCGCTCTGCTGCCCCAAGTGGACGCCAATGGCAAGGAGCTGCCCATATGCGCCGAGTGCAAATGTTCCCACGTAGCGCGCAACACGACGCTAATAAAG GTCGTTGTCATCATTGTGATCTGGATCATATCCATTTTAGTGATATACATGCTCTTCCTCATGTGTTTGGAGCCCCTGCTTAATAAACGCGTCAAGGCAAACAATTATCAGGAGCACACCAATGAAGAT GATGAGCCAGCACCGCCGATGCCAGTGGGCAGCAACAATCAGGAGCTAAGTGCCCGGGCTAATGTCCTAAATCGTGTGGGACATCAGCAGGACAAGTGGAAACGACAGGTGCGAGAGCAGCGCAGACACATCTACGATCGCCACACGATGCTTAATTGA